The Lactuca sativa cultivar Salinas chromosome 2, Lsat_Salinas_v11, whole genome shotgun sequence genome includes a window with the following:
- the LOC111916259 gene encoding uncharacterized protein LOC111916259, which yields MITSSTVNPRIIINRSSTNTVTAAMAGSVDDLGGVGPAPPDSWEVADLDATMSRLMLSSKRDNNSDSTTTTTSSPPLPPSEFASASSTPIRSSSGGVLENLVNSVDQFLREALQNPRERLSVLRMEQDVEKFIKDPSQQQMEFQQLPTSYLRLAAHRVAQHYSLQSMVLLDNTLPDGSGSRIIVRKTSECRLPPIRLADIPVSIPTEDLPTNAVKVAIKQRPNKRSQNSGGSNSNSLKNNSLKSVEERKEEYNRARARIFSSSSSSSGKQENEPSPRVQEVFQHIKIEEVSVPGDVAIGRSSVDSTAGSSRPGRSSRTEREREREPIVRSRSNSRVAIFRDREVERKDPDYDRNYDRYAQRFDPGFGFNGGNYQIQPMYTPVLNYNTEFPQLGSAHRSPISAEHQSHALSQHLPGPWVPPSSPAGIGYRPPDAMMTPYSPNPNHASPHSASALYMQYPCQRPGVTFIHPREQVQHYTQTQQQQSDASFGIARPR from the exons ATGATAACTTCTTCTACAGTCAATCCTAGAATCATCATCAATCGCTCCTCTACCAACACCGTCACCGCCGCCATGGCGGGCTCAGTAGACGATCTCGGAGGAGTTGGACCAGCTCCACCAGATTCATGGGAGGTCGCCGACTTAGACGCCACTATGAGCAGGTTGATGCTCTCGTCCAAGCGGGACAACAACTCCGATTCGACTACTACTACTACTTCTTCTCCTCCTCTTCCTCCTTCGGAGTTTGCTTCTGCTTCTTCAACTCCGATTAGGTCATCTTCGGGCGGTGTGCTGGAGAATTTGGTAAATTCTGTCGATCAGTTCCTTCGCGAAGCTTTGCAAAACCCTAGGGAGCGCCTTTCAG TATTACGAATGGAGCAAGATGTGGAGAAGTTCATCAAAGATCCTTCACAACAACAAATGGAATTCCAACAATTGCCCACTTCATATCTGCGGTTAGCAGCACACCGAGTGGCCCAACACTATTCCCTCCAATCCATGGTTCTACTAGACAACACCCTTCCGGATGGTTCCGGATCCAGAATCATCGTACGCAAAACATCCGAATGCCGCCTCCCTCCAATCCGTCTAGCAGACATCCCTGTAAGTATCCCAACAGAAGACCTTCCCACCAATGCTGTGAAAGTTGCAATCAAACAAAGGCCCAACAAACGATCACAAAACTCGGGTGGATCAAACTCAAATTCCTTAAAAAACAATAGTTTAAAAAGCGTGGAGGAAAGAAAAGAAGAATATAACCGAGCACGTGCAAGAATCTTTAGCTCTAGCTCAAGTTCTAGTGGGAAACAGGAGAACGAGCCAAGCCCAAGGGTACAAGAAGTTTTCCAGCATATAAAAATAGAAGAAGTTTCTGTTCCAGGTGATGTGGCGATAGGGAGATCTTCAGTTGATTCGACAGCTGGCAGTAGTAGACCAGGTAGAAGTAGTAGGAcagaaagggaaagggaaagggagCCTATTGTTAGGTCAAGAAGTAATAGTAGAGTGGCAATCTTTCGTGATCGTGAAGTTGAACGTAAGGATCCTGATTATGACAGAAACTATGACAG aTATGCTCAAAGATTTGATCCAGGGTTTGGGTTTAACGGGGGGAATTATCAGATACAGCCGATGTATACACCGGTTTTGAACTACAATACTGAGTTTCCTCAGCTTGGTTCGGCACATAGATCGCCTATTTCAGCTGAACATCAATCTCATGCGCTGAGTCAGCATCTACCTGGACCGTGGGTTCCACCATCTTCACCTGCAGGAATTGGTTACAGACCTCCAGATGCAATGATGACTCCATATAGTCCTAACCCTAACCATGCTTCTCCTCATTCTGCTTCTGCATTATATATGCAGTATCCATGTCAGCGACCTGGGGTGACTTTCATTCATCCTCGTGAGCAGGTTCAACACTACACACAA ACACAACAGCAGCAATCTGATGCAAGTTTTGGAATAGCCCGGCCCCGGTGA
- the LOC128132235 gene encoding uncharacterized protein LOC128132235 produces the protein MLFFFVLSLKLLTYTLCIYIYTNNPINFSSINTLQPPPSPPPIQGSHTHTGKRRKGREMEKLNSELYLRNCRIIQENERLRKRAQQLDKENQALLTELKQKLSEPNCTQKPQLDLQLSSSGSQNEKNKSTKTKGQD, from the exons ATGCTTTTTTTCTTCGTTTTATCACTTAAACTCCTAACTTACACTTTATGCatctatatatatacaaacaaccCCATTAATTTTTCTTCCATAAACACCCTCcagccaccaccatcaccaccacctatACAAGGCTCACATACACACACAG GGAAGAGAAGAAAGGGTAGAGAGATGGAAAAGTTAAACTCGGAGTTGTATCTGAGAAACTGCAGAATCATTCAAGAGAACGAGAGGCTAAGAAAGAGAGCTCAACAGCTGGACAAGGAGAATCAAGCCCTACTGACCGAGTTAAAACAGAAACTCAGTGAGCCTAACTGCACTCAAAAACCTCAACTCGACCTCCAACTCAGTTCTTCCGGTTCACAAAACGAGAAGAACAAATCCACTAAAACCAAAGGACAGGATTAG